A portion of the Gemmatimonas sp. genome contains these proteins:
- the lpxD gene encoding UDP-3-O-(3-hydroxymyristoyl)glucosamine N-acyltransferase — protein sequence MSGETHAPRSGGGDGQTPITAADVAAQVGGRLMGDPTVLVRGIAPLDRAGPHDLSILSHRRYSGWFAQSRAGVVLVALELADQPGRPTTRIVVERPMDALIGLLGHFQRTEPRAAGVHPTAVIAATARLGAGVTVDPHAVVGDGVVIGDRCWIGAGATVGAGSSLGADVRLHPHAVVYPFTELGDRVVLHAGAQVGREGFGFVPRPTGVVRIPHVGRCVLEHDVEVGANSCVDRGSVDDTIIGAGTKIDNLVQIGHNVRIGRFCFIASQVGMAGSTRIEDGAQVGGQAGLGGHLTIGVKASVAAQSGVFGDVPAGEVWSGYPARPHKEQMRTQAALVRLARLVRPLERLLGRSDASVEGAGT from the coding sequence GTGAGCGGCGAGACGCACGCTCCGCGCAGTGGCGGCGGTGATGGGCAGACGCCCATCACCGCCGCTGACGTTGCGGCACAGGTGGGCGGACGCCTCATGGGCGACCCGACCGTGCTGGTGCGCGGGATCGCGCCGCTCGACCGGGCCGGCCCGCACGATCTGAGCATCTTGTCGCACCGCCGGTACAGCGGCTGGTTCGCCCAGTCGCGTGCCGGTGTGGTGCTGGTGGCGCTCGAGCTGGCTGACCAGCCCGGGCGCCCCACGACTCGCATCGTGGTCGAGCGCCCAATGGATGCGCTGATCGGGCTGCTGGGGCACTTTCAACGGACCGAACCGCGTGCCGCTGGAGTCCACCCGACCGCGGTCATCGCGGCCACGGCGCGCCTGGGGGCAGGAGTGACCGTCGATCCCCACGCCGTGGTTGGCGACGGGGTGGTGATTGGCGATCGGTGCTGGATTGGCGCGGGCGCCACGGTGGGGGCGGGGAGTTCGCTGGGCGCTGACGTACGCCTGCATCCGCATGCCGTGGTCTATCCCTTCACCGAGCTTGGCGACCGCGTCGTGCTGCACGCCGGTGCGCAGGTGGGGCGTGAAGGGTTCGGTTTCGTTCCGCGACCCACAGGCGTTGTGCGCATTCCCCATGTGGGACGCTGCGTGCTCGAGCACGACGTCGAGGTGGGGGCCAACAGCTGTGTCGACCGCGGGAGCGTCGACGATACGATCATCGGCGCCGGTACGAAGATCGACAATCTGGTCCAGATCGGGCACAACGTACGCATTGGGCGCTTCTGCTTCATTGCGTCGCAGGTCGGCATGGCCGGCTCGACACGCATTGAAGATGGCGCGCAGGTTGGCGGGCAGGCGGGGCTTGGCGGGCACCTGACCATCGGCGTCAAGGCGTCCGTTGCGGCGCAGTCGGGGGTGTTCGGGGATGTTCCCGCTGGTGAGGTCTGGTCGGGCTATCCGGCCCGTCCGCACAAGGAACAGATGCGGACGCAGGCGGCCCTGGTGCGCCTGGCGCGCCTCGTGAGGCCGCTCGAGCGGTTGCTCGGTCGCTCGGACGCCTCGGTTGAAGGAGCGGGCACATGA
- a CDS encoding 23S rRNA (pseudouridine(1915)-N(3))-methyltransferase RlmH produces MRVSVVVIGRPRHAGLADAIRDYETRAGRYWPLEVVEVKEEPGRGLSAELVRDREGERQAERLPGDAIVVACDPGGAVMESEPFARWLQEQRDAARSVCFVVGGAHGLGEPVRRRANRRLSLAPWTLPHEVARLVLAEQLYRAGTIARGEPYHK; encoded by the coding sequence GTGCGCGTGTCGGTGGTGGTCATCGGCCGGCCTCGTCATGCGGGGCTGGCCGATGCCATTCGTGACTACGAGACTCGGGCGGGCCGCTACTGGCCGCTGGAGGTGGTCGAGGTCAAGGAGGAGCCCGGGCGCGGGCTGTCCGCCGAGCTCGTTCGTGACCGCGAAGGTGAGCGTCAGGCGGAGCGCCTCCCCGGTGATGCCATCGTGGTCGCCTGTGATCCAGGGGGCGCGGTCATGGAGTCCGAGCCCTTTGCCCGCTGGCTGCAGGAGCAGCGCGACGCGGCCCGCAGCGTCTGCTTCGTGGTGGGCGGGGCCCACGGACTGGGCGAGCCGGTCCGTCGCCGGGCCAATCGGCGGCTCTCACTGGCGCCATGGACGCTTCCGCATGAGGTTGCACGCCTGGTGCTGGCCGAGCAGCTCTATCGTGCTGGCACCATTGCGCGCGGCGAGCCATATCACAAATGA
- a CDS encoding Glu/Leu/Phe/Val dehydrogenase, translated as MAIDLLRLPTDSIVRPDKDRFLNEENPFEAMMSRFDRAAELLDLEPGIYKILRNPEKQLIVSVPVMLDNGDVEVFTGYRVLYNTSRGPAKGGIRFDLNVTLEEVKALAAWMTWKCAVVNLPFGGAKGGVICDPLSMSVGELERVTRRYTKGIISLLGPDTDVPAPDVNTNERVMAWLMDTYSMHVGRTENAVTTGKPVEMGGSLGRKEATGRGCMLVTKEALQHLGMDIKGARVAVQGFGNVGSIAAKLMAEQGARIVAISDRAGAFHNAQGIDVDAAIRHVQQHRSLEGFTGGDAIDADDLLTLDVDVLVPAALENVITTKNAPRIRAKVICEGANGPTTAAADPILEEKGIFVIPDILANAGGVTVSYFEWVQDRMGYFWSEAVVNERLGDIMTRSFADVLQLSKQHRVNMRTAAYMLSISRVATVHRLRGIYA; from the coding sequence ATGGCCATCGACCTCCTGCGACTGCCGACGGACAGCATCGTTCGTCCGGACAAGGATCGGTTCCTCAACGAAGAGAATCCGTTCGAAGCGATGATGTCGCGCTTCGACCGCGCCGCCGAGTTGCTCGACCTCGAGCCCGGCATCTACAAGATCCTCCGCAATCCCGAGAAGCAGCTCATCGTCTCCGTTCCCGTCATGCTCGACAATGGGGACGTCGAAGTGTTCACGGGCTATCGCGTGCTCTACAACACTTCCCGCGGCCCCGCCAAGGGCGGCATCCGCTTCGATCTCAACGTCACGCTCGAGGAAGTGAAGGCGCTCGCCGCCTGGATGACCTGGAAGTGCGCCGTGGTGAACTTGCCCTTCGGCGGTGCCAAGGGTGGCGTCATCTGCGATCCGCTGTCCATGAGCGTGGGTGAACTGGAGAGGGTGACTCGCCGCTACACCAAGGGCATCATCTCGCTGCTCGGCCCCGATACCGACGTTCCGGCACCCGACGTGAACACGAACGAGCGCGTCATGGCGTGGCTCATGGATACGTACTCCATGCACGTCGGTCGCACGGAGAATGCCGTCACGACCGGCAAGCCCGTGGAAATGGGCGGGTCGCTGGGGCGCAAGGAAGCCACGGGTCGCGGGTGCATGCTCGTGACGAAGGAGGCGCTCCAGCACCTCGGCATGGACATCAAGGGCGCCAGGGTGGCCGTGCAGGGCTTCGGCAACGTCGGGTCCATCGCCGCGAAGCTCATGGCGGAGCAGGGGGCACGGATCGTCGCCATCAGCGATCGCGCGGGGGCCTTTCACAACGCCCAGGGCATCGATGTCGACGCGGCCATCCGGCACGTGCAGCAGCACCGCTCACTCGAGGGGTTCACCGGGGGGGACGCGATCGACGCCGACGACCTGCTCACGCTCGATGTGGATGTGCTCGTACCGGCAGCGCTCGAGAATGTCATTACCACCAAGAACGCGCCCCGGATTCGCGCGAAGGTGATTTGCGAGGGGGCCAACGGGCCGACGACCGCCGCGGCCGATCCCATTCTCGAGGAGAAGGGGATCTTCGTGATTCCCGACATTCTCGCCAACGCAGGTGGCGTGACGGTGTCCTATTTCGAGTGGGTGCAGGACCGCATGGGCTACTTCTGGAGCGAGGCCGTGGTCAACGAGCGGTTGGGTGACATCATGACCCGCAGCTTCGCCGACGTACTGCAGCTCTCCAAGCAGCACCGGGTCAACATGCGCACGGCCGCGTACATGCTCTCCATCAGCCGCGTCGCCACGGTGCATCGCCTGCGCGGCATCTACGCCTGA
- a CDS encoding lysophospholipid acyltransferase family protein produces MSTAPVAPAAERRPVALDGRTRAAIVLGGWLLRLLGVTWRVRVHGREWLLARPAGETPVVYALWHGQMLPLLWAHKAPTGVIVSEHRDGEIIARIIALFGLFGVRGSSSRGGTRALLESVQVVRRGTDMAFTPDGPRGPRHSFAPGALMLASRAQVPLVTITGHVDRKWQLRSWDGFEIPKPFARVTVLYGTPRAVEGEDIRAVAERAPEFAEYMQQDLALVEALARGETSQVPPRGEAPAP; encoded by the coding sequence ATGAGCACCGCACCGGTGGCGCCTGCTGCCGAACGTCGCCCCGTCGCACTCGACGGGCGTACACGTGCTGCGATTGTGCTGGGCGGATGGTTGCTGCGCCTGCTCGGCGTCACGTGGCGCGTTCGGGTACACGGTCGCGAATGGCTTCTCGCCCGCCCAGCGGGGGAGACACCCGTGGTGTATGCCCTCTGGCACGGACAGATGCTGCCGCTCCTGTGGGCGCACAAGGCGCCGACCGGCGTGATCGTGAGCGAGCATCGCGACGGCGAAATCATCGCGCGCATCATTGCGCTGTTCGGCCTGTTTGGCGTGCGCGGCTCCAGCTCCCGTGGTGGAACGCGCGCCCTGCTCGAGTCCGTGCAGGTGGTGCGGCGCGGTACCGACATGGCGTTTACTCCCGACGGTCCGCGTGGGCCGCGGCATTCGTTTGCCCCCGGGGCGCTGATGCTGGCGAGTCGGGCACAGGTGCCGCTCGTCACGATTACCGGACATGTCGATCGCAAGTGGCAACTCCGCAGCTGGGACGGTTTCGAGATTCCCAAACCGTTTGCGCGGGTGACGGTGCTCTACGGCACTCCCCGCGCGGTTGAGGGCGAAGACATCCGCGCCGTTGCCGAGCGGGCGCCGGAGTTTGCCGAGTACATGCAGCAGGATCTCGCCTTGGTCGAAGCCCTGGCGCGCGGCGAGACAAGCCAGGTACCACCGCGCGGCGAGGCACCGGCGCCGTGA
- the bshC gene encoding bacillithiol biosynthesis BshC: MTSSPVASETAPAAETAAVLIRPVPLGGSALSQALQRAETGREWLAAPPETADGWRARAQAVRTSLQGRDWLAPLAPAFAATGAAGERLSRAAASGVVITTGQQPGLFGGPTYTWTKALGALALADELESATGMPVAPVFWAASDDADWLEAAVTHFATARGLLSVSLPGPATEGVAMADVPLGDLREARQALSTAAGSAAHQSVLAALDAAYVPHATIGAAYVQLLRALLEPLGIAVLDAAHPALRVAADPFLRLALKQAAPVQEALQRRTHEIESHGYRAQVDVVDGLSLVFRLRLEDHGGQMRPVRERVPLAHAAAVAREAEPGTLGANVLLRPVLERALLPTLTYMAGPGEYAYFAQVAPVAAALQAEVPVVTPRFACELVERERLARQEALGIDDAMLRDPHAAETHRARAQLPEALADSMERLRLALETQVRGLQETLAGQGGPVADEVVQGLARDVTHRIDRFERRVLAGMKRVEQDAQLEVAALRAALRPQGRSPERVLNLMPMLARYGPALLADIADAARPYARSLVTGAPASS, from the coding sequence GTGACCAGCAGCCCCGTGGCTTCCGAAACCGCCCCCGCGGCCGAAACCGCTGCCGTGCTCATTCGGCCTGTGCCGCTCGGAGGGAGTGCGCTGTCGCAAGCGCTGCAGCGCGCCGAAACGGGGCGCGAATGGCTGGCTGCACCCCCGGAGACCGCCGACGGTTGGCGTGCACGCGCGCAGGCCGTGCGCACCAGCCTGCAGGGGCGGGATTGGCTGGCACCGCTGGCTCCCGCCTTTGCCGCGACGGGGGCTGCCGGGGAGCGCCTCAGCCGCGCCGCCGCGTCGGGCGTCGTGATCACGACAGGGCAGCAGCCGGGACTCTTTGGCGGGCCCACGTACACGTGGACCAAGGCGCTCGGAGCGCTCGCACTCGCCGACGAGTTGGAGTCAGCCACGGGCATGCCCGTGGCACCGGTGTTCTGGGCTGCCAGCGATGACGCCGACTGGCTGGAAGCCGCCGTCACCCATTTTGCGACAGCCCGCGGCCTGCTGTCGGTGTCGCTTCCCGGACCAGCCACCGAGGGTGTGGCCATGGCCGATGTCCCGCTGGGCGATCTCCGCGAGGCCCGACAGGCGCTGTCTACGGCCGCAGGGTCGGCGGCGCACCAGTCGGTGCTTGCCGCACTCGATGCGGCCTACGTGCCGCACGCGACCATCGGCGCGGCGTACGTCCAGTTGCTGCGCGCGCTCCTTGAGCCGCTTGGCATTGCCGTGCTGGATGCGGCCCACCCCGCGCTCCGTGTGGCGGCCGACCCCTTCCTGCGTCTGGCACTGAAGCAGGCGGCGCCCGTGCAGGAGGCGCTGCAGCGGCGCACTCACGAGATCGAATCGCACGGCTATCGCGCGCAGGTCGATGTGGTGGACGGCCTGTCACTGGTGTTTCGCTTGCGCCTCGAAGATCATGGCGGCCAGATGCGCCCGGTGCGCGAACGCGTGCCGCTGGCGCACGCTGCTGCCGTGGCGCGCGAGGCCGAACCGGGGACGCTGGGGGCCAATGTCCTGCTGCGTCCGGTATTGGAGCGCGCACTGCTTCCCACGCTCACCTATATGGCGGGGCCTGGGGAATACGCGTATTTCGCGCAGGTGGCGCCGGTCGCGGCTGCGCTGCAGGCAGAGGTTCCGGTGGTGACACCACGGTTCGCCTGCGAGCTTGTCGAACGCGAACGGTTGGCGCGTCAGGAGGCGCTGGGTATCGACGATGCCATGCTGCGCGATCCGCATGCGGCAGAAACGCATCGCGCGCGCGCGCAGCTGCCCGAGGCGCTGGCCGACTCCATGGAGCGGTTGCGACTGGCGCTGGAAACGCAGGTGCGTGGCCTGCAGGAGACGCTGGCCGGGCAGGGCGGGCCCGTGGCTGACGAGGTGGTGCAAGGACTGGCGCGCGACGTGACGCACCGGATCGACCGTTTCGAGCGTCGCGTTCTTGCCGGCATGAAACGCGTGGAGCAGGACGCGCAATTGGAGGTCGCGGCTCTTCGCGCCGCCTTGCGACCGCAGGGTCGGTCCCCCGAACGGGTGCTCAACCTGATGCCGATGCTTGCCCGGTACGGTCCGGCGCTCCTGGCTGACATTGCCGACGCGGCGCGCCCGTACGCGCGCTCGCTCGTCACGGGCGCCCCCGCGTCGTCGTGA
- a CDS encoding tetraacyldisaccharide 4'-kinase yields MNGRAVAEWVWYGTSTLAALARATLAPASALFGAAVARRNRQFDGVPAATVLPALSVGNLTVGGTGKTPVASWFARQLAARGARPAIILRGYGDDEWRVHQLLTPRVPVVVGADRLHAMAEAQQQGADCAVLDDAFQHRRAHRVADVVLVNVDRFCAPARLLPAGPYRERLSALRRATAVVLTRKAADDEAVARVEAVIREQTPEAAVAIVRLLPQGVQRVPSAAGEAIPVSENAHTAEPLSWLRDRRLLLTSAIADPDAFERQLIATGMRLVRHVRFPDHHAFTDAEIARLVEEARRGDGALCTLKDAVKLGPRWPREAPPLWYVSQTLVVDRGAEVLERECDRVLAARDATVPTVG; encoded by the coding sequence GTGAATGGGCGCGCCGTGGCGGAGTGGGTGTGGTATGGCACCAGTACGCTGGCGGCGCTTGCCCGCGCCACCCTGGCACCGGCATCCGCGCTCTTCGGAGCGGCCGTAGCCCGCCGGAACCGGCAGTTCGACGGTGTGCCGGCGGCGACCGTTCTCCCGGCGCTGTCGGTCGGGAATCTCACGGTTGGGGGAACCGGCAAGACCCCCGTTGCCTCCTGGTTCGCCAGGCAGCTGGCGGCCCGCGGCGCACGTCCGGCAATCATCCTGCGCGGTTACGGGGATGACGAGTGGCGCGTTCACCAGCTGCTCACGCCGCGCGTACCGGTCGTGGTCGGTGCGGATCGGCTACACGCCATGGCCGAAGCGCAGCAGCAGGGCGCCGATTGTGCGGTGCTGGACGATGCCTTTCAGCATCGCCGCGCGCACCGGGTGGCTGATGTCGTTCTCGTGAACGTGGATCGCTTTTGCGCGCCCGCCCGCCTGCTGCCTGCGGGGCCGTATCGCGAGCGGCTGTCGGCGCTGCGCCGCGCCACCGCCGTGGTCCTTACGCGAAAGGCGGCCGATGACGAAGCCGTGGCGCGCGTCGAGGCGGTGATTCGCGAGCAGACGCCGGAGGCAGCCGTCGCCATCGTTCGCCTGCTGCCGCAGGGCGTGCAGCGTGTGCCGTCTGCTGCCGGTGAGGCAATCCCCGTTTCTGAAAATGCGCACACCGCGGAGCCGCTCAGTTGGCTTCGCGATCGCCGTCTGCTGCTCACGTCGGCCATTGCCGATCCGGATGCGTTCGAGCGCCAACTGATCGCCACCGGGATGCGGCTCGTCCGTCACGTGCGCTTTCCGGATCATCATGCGTTCACTGACGCGGAGATCGCGCGGTTGGTGGAGGAGGCGCGACGGGGCGACGGGGCGCTCTGCACACTCAAGGACGCGGTGAAGCTGGGGCCACGTTGGCCTCGCGAAGCGCCGCCGCTTTGGTATGTTTCTCAGACACTCGTGGTGGATCGAGGCGCCGAGGTCCTGGAGCGCGAATGCGACCGGGTTCTGGCGGCGCGCGACGCCACGGTTCCCACCGTCGGCTGA
- the lpxC gene encoding UDP-3-O-acyl-N-acetylglucosamine deacetylase, whose protein sequence is MIARAGSKAPSADSVSANVGRLGRRTIGADARVEGVGLHLGRPCRLVFRPASSGTGIVFRRVDLPGSDSIPARVDLAVEAERRTQLGEGEAALHTVEHVLAAVGGLAIDDLIIEMDGPEPPIMDGSATPFLEALTGAGLVLTDGRPDWLVLRKSIRVVDGESVYEAHPCFGLSLDVSIDFPHPLIGAQRGTYMVTPTTFREALAGARTFGFVHEVEALRAKGLIQGASTANAIVLDANGLVDTALRWPDEFVRHKALDCVGDLVLAGARVRARIVAHKPSHRGTVALVRALVQHATREPSVYTVEDILQVLPHRYPFLLVDRILELEEGKRIVGLKNVTINEPFFQGHFPGHPIMPGVLIIEAMAQVGGMLLMRTIEDPSSKVVYFLSLDNVKFRRPVKPGDQLRLELDVVQMRGTMCKMKGTAYVDGQVVTEADMAAMVRDR, encoded by the coding sequence ATGATCGCGCGCGCTGGATCGAAGGCCCCGTCGGCCGACTCGGTATCGGCGAACGTCGGTCGTCTCGGGCGTCGCACGATCGGGGCGGACGCCAGGGTCGAGGGCGTGGGGCTGCACCTTGGCCGACCGTGCCGGCTGGTGTTCAGGCCGGCCTCGTCAGGCACAGGTATCGTGTTCCGCCGTGTTGACCTGCCGGGGAGCGACTCCATTCCGGCGCGCGTCGATCTGGCCGTGGAAGCGGAACGCCGGACCCAGCTGGGCGAGGGGGAGGCGGCGCTGCACACGGTGGAACACGTGCTGGCAGCCGTTGGCGGGCTGGCCATCGATGATCTGATCATCGAGATGGATGGCCCGGAGCCTCCCATCATGGACGGCAGCGCGACGCCGTTCCTGGAGGCACTCACCGGCGCCGGGCTGGTCCTCACCGACGGGCGCCCGGATTGGCTCGTGCTGCGCAAGAGCATTCGCGTGGTTGATGGAGAGAGTGTCTACGAGGCACATCCGTGTTTCGGGCTGTCGCTCGATGTCTCCATCGACTTCCCGCATCCGCTGATCGGCGCGCAGCGGGGCACCTACATGGTCACCCCGACCACCTTTCGCGAGGCGCTGGCGGGGGCGCGCACCTTCGGCTTCGTGCACGAAGTCGAGGCGCTGCGGGCGAAGGGACTCATTCAGGGGGCGTCCACGGCCAATGCGATCGTGTTGGACGCCAACGGGCTGGTGGACACGGCCCTGCGCTGGCCGGACGAATTCGTTCGGCACAAGGCCCTCGACTGTGTCGGGGACCTCGTCCTGGCAGGCGCGCGCGTGCGCGCCCGCATCGTTGCTCACAAGCCCAGCCACCGCGGCACGGTGGCGTTGGTGCGAGCGCTCGTTCAACACGCCACCCGGGAACCGTCCGTGTACACCGTCGAAGACATTCTGCAGGTACTGCCGCATCGCTACCCGTTTCTGCTCGTCGATCGCATCCTCGAGCTTGAAGAAGGCAAGCGCATCGTAGGCCTCAAGAACGTCACCATCAACGAGCCGTTCTTCCAGGGGCACTTTCCAGGGCATCCGATCATGCCGGGAGTTCTCATCATCGAGGCGATGGCGCAGGTGGGAGGCATGCTGCTTATGCGCACCATCGAGGATCCTTCGTCGAAGGTGGTGTACTTCCTGTCGCTCGACAACGTGAAGTTCCGGCGCCCTGTGAAGCCCGGGGATCAGCTGCGCCTCGAGCTCGATGTCGTTCAGATGCGTGGCACGATGTGCAAGATGAAGGGCACGGCCTACGTCGATGGACAGGTCGTGACCGAAGCAGACATGGCGGCCATGGTTCGCGATCGATGA
- a CDS encoding Gfo/Idh/MocA family oxidoreductase, whose amino-acid sequence MTALADQQWFSRANAPRVGVVGAGGLGVHHVRILRDLCGDRFAGFVDENPARAAQVAAQYHVTAYPSLDRLLDDVEAVSIVVPTTAHHAVASAALSRGKHVFVEKPFTVTLVEADDLLQQAARAGVMLQVGHVERFNRAVRAAVPFVDGPRFIESDRLAPFNPRGSDVAVVLDLMIHDLDLVHTLVGSPVADVQAMGIPVLTPQLDIANARLTFANGAVANITASRVSRERLRKLRIFQRSGYLSLDLAAGTGEFFRLRGDFDPMQLARAPRALEEFVERVVLEAPEGEPLVLELSQFLGAIAGRNPVAVTGAEGREALEAALRIVSAIERAHARMQVDEAAVASAAAHDGATRA is encoded by the coding sequence ATGACGGCGCTTGCCGACCAGCAGTGGTTCAGCCGTGCCAACGCTCCGCGGGTGGGCGTCGTGGGGGCGGGCGGACTGGGGGTGCATCATGTCCGCATCCTGCGTGACCTGTGCGGCGACCGTTTCGCCGGCTTTGTCGACGAAAATCCCGCGCGGGCGGCGCAGGTGGCCGCGCAGTATCACGTCACGGCGTATCCATCGCTCGACCGGCTGCTCGACGACGTCGAAGCCGTTTCAATCGTCGTGCCCACCACGGCGCACCACGCCGTGGCGTCGGCCGCACTGTCCCGCGGCAAGCATGTCTTCGTGGAGAAGCCGTTCACGGTAACCCTGGTCGAAGCCGACGACCTGCTGCAACAGGCCGCGCGCGCGGGGGTGATGCTGCAGGTTGGTCACGTCGAGCGCTTCAATCGGGCGGTGCGCGCGGCCGTGCCGTTCGTCGACGGGCCGCGCTTCATCGAGAGCGACCGTCTCGCCCCGTTCAACCCGCGCGGGTCGGATGTCGCGGTGGTGCTGGATCTCATGATCCACGATCTGGATCTCGTGCACACGCTGGTCGGATCGCCCGTGGCCGATGTACAGGCTATGGGCATTCCGGTGCTGACGCCGCAGCTCGACATCGCCAACGCGCGGCTCACCTTTGCCAACGGCGCCGTGGCGAACATCACGGCCAGTCGCGTGTCGCGGGAGCGGCTGCGCAAGTTGCGCATTTTCCAGCGAAGCGGCTACCTGTCGCTCGACCTGGCGGCCGGGACAGGAGAATTCTTCCGTCTTCGGGGCGACTTCGATCCCATGCAGCTTGCCCGTGCTCCGCGCGCGCTGGAGGAGTTCGTCGAACGTGTGGTGCTGGAGGCGCCGGAAGGTGAACCGCTGGTGCTGGAGCTGTCGCAGTTTCTCGGGGCCATTGCGGGCCGCAACCCGGTGGCGGTGACCGGCGCGGAAGGGCGCGAGGCGCTCGAAGCGGCGCTCCGCATCGTCTCCGCCATCGAACGGGCGCACGCGAGGATGCAGGTCGACGAGGCGGCGGTCGCGTCCGCGGCGGCGCATGACGGGGCAACGCGTGCGTGA
- the lpxA gene encoding acyl-ACP--UDP-N-acetylglucosamine O-acyltransferase: MSTIPETIGGARIHPSALIDPTAQIGLDVEIGPWAIVGPHCTIGNGSRVGARATLERNVTLGERVVIGVGSVLGGDPQDLKFRGEETWVEIGDDTTVREYATINRGTAHSITTRVGKHCFLMSYVHLAHDCQLGDHIIISNGTQLAGHVQVEDRAIISGLCAVHQFARIGRHAFIGGCSRVAQDVPPYVRAVGNPIKLFGLNSVGLQRSGFDEPVVRELKKAYRHCFRSDLNLSQGVEKARGELELIPEVQHFLEFIEASQRGVGF, encoded by the coding sequence ATGAGCACCATACCGGAGACGATTGGAGGGGCCCGCATCCATCCGAGTGCGCTCATCGATCCGACGGCGCAGATCGGCCTGGATGTCGAGATCGGCCCGTGGGCCATCGTGGGGCCGCATTGCACCATTGGCAACGGGTCGCGCGTGGGCGCGCGCGCCACGCTCGAACGCAACGTGACGCTGGGCGAACGCGTCGTGATCGGCGTGGGCTCCGTGCTCGGCGGAGATCCCCAGGACCTCAAGTTCCGCGGGGAAGAAACGTGGGTCGAGATCGGTGATGACACCACCGTGCGCGAGTATGCCACGATCAACCGAGGCACGGCGCACTCCATCACGACCCGCGTGGGGAAGCACTGCTTTCTCATGAGCTACGTGCACCTGGCGCACGACTGCCAGCTGGGCGATCACATCATCATCTCGAACGGGACGCAGCTCGCCGGCCATGTGCAGGTCGAGGATCGCGCAATCATCTCCGGGTTGTGCGCCGTGCATCAGTTTGCGCGCATCGGACGGCATGCCTTCATTGGCGGCTGCTCCCGCGTCGCGCAGGACGTACCGCCCTACGTGCGCGCCGTCGGCAACCCCATCAAGCTGTTCGGGCTCAACTCCGTGGGGCTGCAGCGCAGCGGCTTTGACGAGCCGGTGGTACGCGAGCTCAAGAAGGCTTATCGCCACTGCTTCCGTTCCGATCTCAACTTGTCGCAGGGGGTGGAGAAGGCCCGCGGCGAGCTTGAGCTCATTCCCGAGGTGCAGCACTTCCTCGAGTTCATCGAAGCGAGCCAGCGTGGCGTCGGCTTCTGA
- the lpxB gene encoding lipid-A-disaccharide synthase: MTGQRVREVLFVVGEASGDLHAGKVAEVLRQVAPAVPLVGVGGGHMRRAGVEIIEDVEQLAVMGFVEVLQHIPRHWALLRRLRARMASGRVGLVVLLDYPGFNLKVAEAARAAGIPVLYYITPQVWAWGAKRLPKIARLVTKAASILPFEEALLRQHGVDATFVGHPLLDRAQDLPSTMEARAELGLDVHRPVLALFPGSRRAEIARHLDLFVATAQAVQRRRPQVQVVVGVAPTVSINAADCPFPLVQGASFVVQRAATAGLLKSGTNTLEAAVAGLPHVIGYRTSGITYAIAKRVVTIPHIGLVNVVAGREVSPEFVQERFVPERVAATLLPLLEAESPARSAALAGLAEVRARLGTPGASRRVAEMIAQLLVA, encoded by the coding sequence ATGACGGGGCAACGCGTGCGTGAGGTGCTGTTCGTCGTCGGCGAAGCGTCCGGCGATCTGCATGCAGGCAAGGTCGCCGAGGTGCTGCGCCAGGTGGCACCTGCCGTGCCGCTCGTTGGTGTGGGGGGCGGGCATATGCGACGCGCCGGGGTGGAGATCATCGAGGACGTCGAGCAGCTCGCCGTAATGGGGTTCGTGGAGGTGCTGCAGCACATCCCAAGGCACTGGGCCCTGCTGCGGCGGCTGCGCGCGCGCATGGCAAGCGGCCGGGTCGGGCTGGTGGTGCTGCTCGATTATCCCGGATTCAATCTCAAGGTGGCCGAAGCGGCCCGCGCGGCCGGTATTCCAGTGCTCTACTACATCACGCCACAGGTGTGGGCGTGGGGGGCCAAGCGCCTGCCGAAGATCGCGCGTCTGGTCACCAAGGCCGCGTCGATCCTCCCCTTCGAGGAAGCGCTGCTGCGGCAGCATGGGGTGGACGCCACGTTCGTGGGGCATCCGCTGCTCGATCGCGCCCAGGACCTGCCGTCCACGATGGAGGCACGCGCCGAGCTTGGGCTCGATGTACACCGGCCGGTGCTTGCCCTCTTCCCCGGGAGCCGTCGCGCGGAGATCGCGCGGCATCTCGATCTCTTCGTGGCGACCGCCCAGGCCGTCCAGCGTCGCCGACCTCAAGTGCAGGTGGTGGTGGGGGTGGCCCCCACGGTGTCCATCAATGCCGCCGACTGTCCGTTTCCACTGGTGCAGGGCGCCTCGTTCGTGGTGCAGCGCGCTGCCACGGCAGGGCTGCTCAAGAGTGGCACCAACACGCTGGAGGCGGCCGTGGCCGGGCTGCCGCATGTGATCGGGTATCGCACGAGTGGGATCACGTACGCGATTGCGAAGCGGGTGGTGACGATTCCCCATATCGGCCTCGTCAACGTCGTGGCCGGGCGAGAGGTCTCGCCCGAGTTCGTGCAGGAGCGATTCGTTCCGGAACGTGTGGCCGCGACACTGCTGCCGCTGCTCGAGGCGGAATCCCCCGCGCGTTCCGCGGCGCTGGCGGGACTCGCCGAAGTCCGCGCGCGTCTGGGCACGCCGGGTGCCTCGCGCCGGGTAGCCGAGATGATTGCGCAGCTGCTGGTCGCATGA